A portion of the Melitaea cinxia chromosome 1, ilMelCinx1.1, whole genome shotgun sequence genome contains these proteins:
- the LOC123654554 gene encoding uncharacterized protein LOC123654554, with the protein MLSDKMLSRVNKNVHDEIPVKDGSTNHLVHNKIHDSGRGDIKKSNTENPFDEIEMTILMKISQELQTDNNSSSSLDSNIKLFKTTVNQILDNFYSNMQDFEVYRKKFNEILEKNKGDSVVEMEDFIKEMIQHIGSSESSVSGSKFTEGKDVDENSFICQTNADLNKERLPNSLNSTIEAFRNENYLTDSTFGQNSSKFSTGDKKEHFLNIFLENGTRYVEIKMNDRSIFSEINIRGQCLERIKEPLASAENLKKLEAKKLELENHAKEQERSIKYREIPVKNSNGKNNIHLDENFRKGDKDGCQKFFIFRFCNYICRKIRKNAFG; encoded by the coding sequence ATGCTTTCTGATAAAATGTTATCGAGGGTGAATAAAAATGTCCATGACGAAATACCAGTAAAAGATGGCAGCACTAATCATTTGGTACATAACAAAATTCATGATTCTGGACGAGGGGATATAAAGAAGTCAAATACCGAGAACCCCTTTGACGAAATAGAAATGACAATACTTATGAAAATATCTCAAGAACTCCAAACAGACAATAATTCCTCTAGTAGTCTAGATTCTAATATTAAACTCTTTAAAACGACAGTAAATCAAATATTGGACAATTTTTACAGTAATATGCAAGACTTCGAAGTTTATAGGAAAAAGTTTAATGAAATACTGGAGAAGAACAAAGGGGATTCAGTTGTTGAGATGGAAGACTTTATTAAAGAAATGATACAACATATAGGTTCGTCAGAATCGTCTGTCTCTGGCAGCAAATTCACTGAAGGAAAAGATGTTGACGAGAATTCATTTATTTGCCAAACAAATGCCGATTTAAATAAAGAGAGGCTACCGAATAGTCTAAATTCTACTATTGAAGCTTTtagaaatgaaaattatttgacTGATTCAACATTTGGTCAAAATAGTTCGAAATTTAGTACTGGTGACAAAAAGGagcattttttaaacatttttcttgAGAACGGTACTCGTTATGTTGAGATAAAAATGAATGATCGAAgtattttttctgaaataaatataaggGGTCAATGTCTAGAGAGAATAAAAGAACCGTTAGCCTCAGCcgaaaatttaaagaaattagaAGCGAAAAAGTTAGAATTGGAAAATCACGCGAAAGaacaagaacgaagtataaagtATAGAGAAATTCCAGTAAAAAATTCAAACGGTAAGAATAATATACACCTAGATGAGAATTTTCGCAAAGGTGACAAAGACGGCTGtcaaaaattttttatattcagaTTTTGTAACTACATTTGCCGAAAAATTCGTAAAAATGCATTCggataa